The Corynebacterium vitaeruminis DSM 20294 genome window below encodes:
- a CDS encoding TIGR03085 family metal-binding protein, whose amino-acid sequence MSLVEKLRRALEQELLAAGPHAATLCEGWTTTDLAAHLYVRENKLAAAAGMFVPALASTLERETATAKQKGYEQLVSEWAHGRGAKLPRAVDEKMNTAEYYVHLYDVAAPRGGQPFDLSEAENALLFTAGTALSKVLLRKSKGPVVFEPTGGRRFVAFDRLGVAEQGDAVACVRGSAGAIVLWLYGRSVPGIAIDDPLGLARRSSI is encoded by the coding sequence ATGAGCCTCGTTGAGAAACTTCGCCGCGCCCTCGAGCAGGAGCTGCTCGCCGCCGGACCGCACGCCGCCACCCTGTGCGAGGGGTGGACCACCACCGACCTCGCCGCCCACCTGTACGTGAGGGAAAACAAGCTCGCGGCCGCAGCGGGCATGTTCGTGCCCGCCCTCGCCTCTACGCTGGAGCGGGAGACCGCGACGGCCAAACAAAAGGGATACGAGCAGCTCGTGTCCGAGTGGGCACACGGGCGGGGCGCGAAGCTTCCCCGTGCCGTGGACGAGAAGATGAACACCGCAGAGTACTACGTGCACCTCTACGATGTCGCCGCGCCCAGGGGAGGGCAGCCCTTCGACTTGAGCGAGGCGGAAAACGCGTTGCTCTTCACAGCGGGCACGGCCTTGTCCAAGGTGCTGCTGCGGAAGTCGAAGGGGCCGGTCGTCTTCGAACCCACCGGGGGCAGGCGGTTCGTCGCCTTCGACCGGCTCGGCGTCGCAGAACAAGGAGACGCGGTGGCCTGCGTTCGCGGCAGCGCGGGAGCGATCGTCTTGTGGCTGTACGGGCGCAGCGTCCCGGGTATCGCCATCGACGACCCGCTGGGGCTCGCCCGGCGATCGAGCATTTAA
- a CDS encoding FtsK/SpoIIIE family DNA translocase — protein sequence MTVRSASSTPSRSGKNTNSKGTRKGSSGPTPSAKGRRAGNSLSYPATSAFRAADTSSERTGSAFRAVGHGFSAMFGASARGVGTLTRSLGGLRLGRNGGDEDERFDEHAADNDVRDEQPTRGRRPGKRAAGDEDVDPQHDDREEDSDDQAPGDYDSLALGLIALAVVLGASVWFDIAGPIGAFIAEITHSVVGAGALILPVLLVGLALALMLGYAPKVEERGRVALGTGVITASMLGLVHLFAGNPTTWEERRAAGGAIGAYVGGPLAAGFSQYIAVPLLILLIVFGAQKITGVSARELVDAVGELIRLRQEAWDEEEDDQYSHVDDQLEDMAAGDAPRRAPREAAPRRQPSRRPAPRRTPMDNYPVDEAAAGRRSDQDLYSQPTMSFQRPEAADEEPTLFEAPSAPAASRRQASTSTDAVEARQAMVADAADQRARNNARVTPMPSLADTLGAAAGTVAAAGNTAAQVAGAASAMKAAPVAAAGAAVAAAANALPNTAQRAKTLPARSEGDYQLPSTSLLIPGQQPKTHSAANDRMIEAITEVFDEFKVDAHVTGFSRGPTVTRYEVELGPGVKVSKITNLQSNLAYAAATDNVRLLTPIPGKSAVGIEVPNADREMVRLADVLNAPSTVADHDPMLIGLGKDIEGDFVAHSVQKMPHLLVAGSTGSGKSAFVNSLLVSLLTRATPEEVRLILVDPKMVELTPYEGIPHLITPIITQPKKAASALQWLVEEMEQRYMDMKSARVRHIKDFNRKVRSGEIQAPAGSQREYRPYPFIVCVVDELADLMMTAPKEIEDSIVRITQKARAAGIHLVLATQRPSVDVVTGLIKTNVPSRLAFATSSLTDSRVILDQGGAEKLIGMGDGLFIPQGGRAVRIQGAFVTDEEVQAVVDAAKAQGEPNYTEGVTEDKAAEAKKEIDADIGNDLEDLLQAVELVVTSQLGSTSMLQRKLRIGFAKAGRLMDLMETRGVVGPSEGSKAREVLVKPEELETILWMIKGADPAEAPKEPGWEDAQGSQGEGGVNVVDANPTQGTF from the coding sequence ATGACTGTCAGAAGCGCTTCATCAACTCCATCGCGGTCAGGAAAGAACACGAACTCTAAAGGAACCCGCAAGGGAAGCTCAGGACCAACGCCTAGCGCCAAGGGGCGCCGGGCGGGAAACAGCCTGAGTTACCCCGCTACCTCAGCCTTCCGCGCTGCCGACACGTCCAGTGAGAGGACCGGCAGCGCGTTTCGGGCTGTGGGACACGGCTTCTCCGCGATGTTCGGTGCGTCCGCCCGCGGCGTGGGGACGCTGACGCGCTCTCTGGGTGGACTCCGCCTTGGACGAAACGGCGGCGATGAGGACGAGCGCTTCGACGAGCACGCAGCAGACAATGACGTCCGCGACGAGCAGCCGACCCGCGGTCGCCGCCCGGGGAAGCGGGCCGCGGGCGACGAGGACGTCGATCCGCAGCACGACGATCGGGAAGAGGACTCGGACGATCAGGCGCCGGGCGATTACGACAGCCTCGCGCTGGGACTCATCGCGCTGGCCGTCGTGCTCGGCGCGTCGGTCTGGTTCGACATCGCGGGCCCCATCGGCGCCTTCATCGCCGAGATCACCCACTCCGTCGTCGGTGCGGGCGCGCTCATCCTTCCCGTGCTGCTCGTGGGGCTGGCGCTCGCGCTCATGCTGGGCTACGCGCCCAAGGTCGAAGAGCGCGGCCGCGTGGCACTGGGTACCGGCGTCATCACCGCCTCGATGCTGGGGCTCGTCCACCTCTTCGCCGGCAACCCCACCACGTGGGAGGAACGCCGCGCGGCGGGCGGCGCGATCGGCGCCTACGTCGGCGGACCGCTGGCGGCGGGGTTCAGCCAGTACATCGCCGTCCCGCTTCTCATCCTGCTCATCGTCTTCGGCGCGCAGAAGATCACCGGCGTTTCCGCGCGCGAGCTTGTCGACGCCGTTGGCGAGCTGATCCGCCTTCGCCAGGAAGCCTGGGACGAGGAGGAAGACGACCAGTACTCCCACGTCGACGACCAGCTCGAGGACATGGCCGCAGGAGACGCGCCGCGCCGCGCCCCGCGCGAGGCCGCACCGCGTCGTCAACCGTCCCGTCGCCCCGCGCCGCGGCGCACCCCGATGGACAACTACCCGGTCGACGAGGCCGCCGCGGGCCGCCGGTCCGACCAAGACCTCTACTCGCAGCCGACCATGTCCTTCCAGCGACCCGAGGCCGCCGACGAGGAGCCGACCCTGTTTGAGGCGCCGAGCGCCCCTGCTGCAAGCCGCCGACAGGCGTCGACAAGCACGGATGCGGTAGAGGCGCGACAGGCGATGGTGGCGGACGCTGCCGACCAGCGCGCGCGAAACAACGCGCGCGTCACCCCGATGCCGAGCCTCGCCGATACCCTCGGTGCGGCAGCGGGCACCGTCGCGGCGGCGGGAAACACCGCGGCCCAGGTCGCGGGCGCGGCGAGCGCGATGAAGGCCGCCCCCGTGGCCGCAGCGGGTGCCGCAGTTGCCGCCGCCGCCAACGCGCTGCCCAACACGGCGCAACGGGCGAAGACGCTGCCAGCGCGCAGCGAGGGCGACTACCAGCTTCCGAGCACGAGCCTGCTCATTCCCGGCCAGCAGCCGAAGACCCACTCCGCCGCCAACGACCGCATGATCGAGGCGATCACCGAGGTCTTCGACGAGTTCAAGGTCGACGCCCACGTCACTGGGTTCTCCCGCGGCCCGACGGTCACCCGCTACGAGGTTGAGCTCGGGCCCGGCGTGAAGGTCTCCAAGATCACCAACCTCCAGTCGAACCTCGCCTACGCGGCCGCCACGGACAACGTGCGCCTGCTCACCCCGATCCCAGGCAAGTCCGCCGTGGGCATCGAGGTGCCCAACGCCGACCGCGAGATGGTGCGCCTTGCCGACGTGCTCAACGCGCCGTCGACCGTGGCCGACCACGACCCCATGCTCATCGGCCTAGGCAAGGACATCGAGGGTGACTTCGTCGCGCACTCCGTGCAGAAGATGCCACACCTGTTGGTGGCGGGCTCGACCGGCTCCGGTAAGTCGGCGTTTGTCAACTCGCTGCTCGTGTCGCTGCTTACCCGCGCGACCCCGGAGGAGGTCCGCCTCATCCTCGTCGACCCGAAGATGGTGGAGCTGACCCCCTACGAGGGCATCCCGCACCTGATCACCCCGATCATCACGCAACCGAAGAAGGCCGCGTCCGCGCTGCAGTGGCTGGTCGAGGAGATGGAGCAGCGCTACATGGACATGAAGTCCGCGCGCGTGCGCCACATCAAGGACTTCAACCGCAAGGTGCGCAGCGGCGAGATCCAGGCGCCGGCTGGCTCCCAGCGCGAGTACCGGCCGTACCCGTTCATCGTCTGCGTGGTCGATGAGCTCGCCGACCTCATGATGACCGCGCCGAAGGAGATCGAGGACTCCATCGTCCGCATCACCCAGAAGGCGCGCGCCGCGGGCATTCACCTCGTGCTGGCGACCCAGCGCCCGTCCGTCGACGTGGTCACCGGCCTCATCAAGACCAACGTGCCTTCGCGCCTGGCGTTTGCCACCTCCTCGCTGACCGACTCCCGCGTCATCCTCGACCAGGGCGGCGCCGAGAAGCTCATCGGCATGGGCGACGGCCTGTTCATCCCGCAGGGCGGGCGCGCCGTGCGCATCCAGGGCGCCTTCGTCACCGACGAAGAGGTCCAGGCCGTGGTCGACGCCGCCAAGGCGCAGGGCGAGCCCAACTACACCGAGGGCGTTACCGAGGACAAGGCCGCCGAGGCCAAGAAGGAGATCGACGCCGACATCGGAAACGACCTGGAGGACCTCCTCCAAGCCGTGGAGCTGGTGGTCACCTCCCAGCTGGGCTCCACCTCCATGCTGCAGCGCAAGCTGCGCATCGGCTTCGCCAAGGCCGGCCGCCTCATGGACCTCATGGAGACCCGCGGCGTGGTCGGCCCCTCCGAGGGATCCAAGGCCCGCGAGGTGCTGGTCAAACCGGAGGAACTCGAGACGATCCTGTGGATGATCAAGGGCGCAGACCCCGCCGAGGCCCCGAAGGAGCCCGGCTGGGAGGACGCGCAGGGCTCCCAGGGCGAGGGCGGCGTCAACGTCGTCGACGCCAACCCGACGCAGGGAACCTTCTAG